TGCTGCCCAGATTTTTGAGTAAAAATTGGGTAAAAGTTGTCTTTCCAGCACCGAGATTACCTTTTAAAAGTAATAAATTATGCTCAAGTTTCGGCAGAATTTGATTTACAACTTCCTGCCAGTCCTCGATTTTATGAATTTTGAAAGTCATTTAAACTCTAAAATTTTATAACTGCTTATCTGTTTTCCAACTGCTGGTTCCAAACTTCAATCTTTCTGCTTATTTATAAATCTCTACCTCAATTTCGCCCTTATCTGTGATCGCACCTCGGTACATTCCGGCCGTGTTCATTTCCATGGCAATGTTTCCGTTATTATCTAATGCTATGAGGCCACCATCACCACCCATTTCCCCTATTTCTGCGATCACTTCCTGGGTTGCTGTTTTCACATCTTTGTGCTGGTATTCCATTTTTGCGGCAACAGTTCTGGCAGCGGTGGAACGTATGAAAAATTCACCCCAACCCGTTCCGGAAATTCCGACCTGAGCGTTCGCATAAGTTCCGGCGCCGATCACCGGGGAGTCGCCGATGCGGTTCCATTTTTTATTGGTCATGCCGCCCGTAGAAGTTCCTGCGGTGATATTGCCTTCTCTATCCAAAGCCACTGCGCCTACCGTTCCAAACTTTTGGTCAATTTCAAGGTAGTCCGGCTTTTTGTTCTGGGTGGTTGCTTTTTTCAGTTTTTCTTTTTCCAAAGCTTTCTGCAGCCCGTTCCACCTGTCCTGGGTCCAAAAATATTTTGGATCTACAATTTCAAGCTTCTGTTCTTTTGCAAATTCTTCAGCGCCTTTACCGGAGAGCATCACGTGTTCAGATTTCTGCATCACGGCAATCGCTGCCTTGATTGGATTTTTAATGGTATGTACCCCTGCGACAGCACCTGCAGATTTGTCTTTACCATACATAATCGATGCGTCCAGTTCATTCCTTCCTTCGTGGGTAAACACAGCGCCTTTTCCGGCGTTGAACAGTGGTGAGTTTTCCATCACGACAATCGCAGACTGCACCGCATCAACTGAAGTTTTTCCTTTTTGAATTTCTGCGTAACCGGCTTTCAGAGCTTCGGTTAACTTGTCTTTGTACGCTTTTTCCTTTTCAAACGTCATATTTTCTTTGGTAATTGTTCCAGCTCCCCCGTGTATCACCAAAACATATTTTTTCTGAGCTGAACACAGTAAGGAAAGTACCAGGAAAAAGGAAGTGAGAATTTTCATTTTTTATAGGAAATTATTATTAAAAATATAAAATTTTTGGCAAACAAAAAGCCCTTCTTTGAAGGACTTTCGTATAATTATTTTAGTGAATCCTAGATGTTTGGGGATTCATTTTCATCGCTTTGCTTTTTACCAAAAATAAATTTGATGATCACCGGCACCGTCGTAATCAAAACAATAATGATGATAATCATTTCAAGATGTTTCTTCAAATCAATATCAAACTGCGTTTTGAAAAGTTCGTTAAGATAGTGTCCGGCAAAAATCAGCGAAAAAGCCCACAGGAAAGCGCCAATTATATTGTCTCTCAGGAATTCTTTTTTATCCATCTTTACAATTCCCGCAACAATTGGCATAAACGTCCTTACAATCGGTAAAAATCTCGCCATAATTACTGCTAATGCGCCGTGTTTTTCAAAAAAATCGTGCGCCTGGAACAGATATTTTTTCTTGAAAAATGTGGAGTCTTCCCGTTTGTATAAAGTGGGGCCCGCCTTCAGACCGAACCAGTAACCAACTTCATTACCTATAATTCCGGCCACCGCTACGCAAGTCGCCAAAATTGTTGTATCCAGAAAGTCGCTGCCGGTACTGCCAAATGTTTCGGCGATAAGCTCCTGGGCATAGATTCCGGAGACAAAGAGCAGCGAGTCGCCGGGAAGAAAAAATCCTACGAAAAGACCGGTCTCTGCGAAAATAATGAATAAAATAAGCCAAAATCCCCCAAGTTTGATGTAGAATTCAGGATTGAGGAGGTCCTTCCAACTTTCAAAATGCTCCATAAATTTTCTTAATTTCGCAAAAATAATGTAATTAAATCCTTAACAAAAATTATTAAGATTTTTTAACAATTAATTATTTATTCTTTATCAGTGCATTAAAATATGCCCATATTTTGCATTGCGATTTCAGAAGAGGTGATTTGTGCAACCATAGCTTTCTCCAACCCTTAAACTCAGTGTACACGTCTCGTAAAAGTAAAGCAGAATAATTAATATAAAATAATAAAAAAAGCCCCGAATTCACCAATAATTTGTGCATTCGTGGCAAATATTCCTTTTTAGTTATATCTACAAATCGAAGTCGTCTTCGGATACTGCTGTTCCATCCGCCATCAAAAAAGCTTTAAGGAAAGGCGTGATTTCTCCGTTCATCACAGAATCCACGTCCGAAGTTTCGTATCCGCTTCTTACATCTTTCACCAGTTTGTAAGGATGCATCACATAATTTCTGATTTGGCTGCCCCATTCAATCTTCATTTTGTTGGCTTCGATCTCGTTTCGGGCTTTCATTCTTTCTTCCAGTTCTATCTCATAAAGTCGGGATTTCAATAACTGCATCGCTTTTTCCTTATTCTGCAGCTGCGAACGGCTTTCTGAGTTTTCAATAATAATCCCGGTGGGTGCGTGGCGGAGGCGAACTGCAGTTTCTACTTTGTTTACATTCTGTCCACCAGCTCCGGAAGCACGCATCGTTTCAAAAGAAATATCCGCCGGGTTGATCTGGATATCAATGGTGTCGTCAACCAAGGGATACACATACACAGAAACGAAACTTGTGTGTCTTTTCGCATTGGAGTCGAAAGGTGAAATTCTCACCAAACGGTGAACCCCGTTTTCGCCTTTAAGATAACCGAACGCATATTCGCCGTCGATTTCGAGAGTTACGGTTTTCACTCCGGCTACGTCACCTTCCTGAAAGTTCAGTTCACGAATTTTGTAGCCTTGCTTCTCCGCCCACATCACATACATTCTCATCAGCATCGAAGCCCAGTCGCAACTTTCCGTTCCACCGGCTCCGGCGGTAATTTGCAGCACAGCCGAAAGTTCATCACCTTCATTGGAAAGCATATTTTTAAACTCCAGGTTTTCGATTTTTTCAACCAGTTGGGGAAACTGAATATCGAGTTCCTGTTCAGAATCCGGATCTTCTTTAGCAAATTCCATCAGCACCTGCAGATCTTCAAATCCAGCGTGAATATTTTCGTAATCTTCCACCCACTTTTTCTTGGAACGGAGCTGCTTCAGGAAAACTTCGGCTTCCTTCGGGTTGTTCCAAAATTCGGGAGCGGCTGTTTTTTCATCGTCATTGGAGATTTCGATTTTCTTTCTGTCTATCTGCAAAAATTTATGTAGATCCTCTATCCTGGACTGTATTTCTTTCAGTTGGTCGCTGTTAATCATTTTGCAAAAATAGTGATTTTGAATATTTGAATTCAGAGTTTGGGTTTAATGCTGTTATTGGATTTAGAAATTTTTGTCTGAAACTTTTCAAAATGAATTTAACAATGATTATAAATTAGGAAACATTTATTATTTTTGTTAGTCTAATCTAACAAATGAAAAATCTTTTACAAAGAGCCTGGCGGCAGGAGCGCAGCTCTGATTCCCTTGCAGAAGTATTTTCCTCGGTAGAAATTCCAAAAAATGCAAACTTTTGGAGAAAGCTTATAGCGTTTTTAGGTCCGGGTTTGATGATTTCAGTGGGTTATATGGATCCCGGAAACTGGGCTACGGATATTGCCGGCGGTGCTCAGTTTGGTTATACGTTGCTTTCGGTCATCCTGATTTCAAATCTTTTTGCGATTGTATTGCAGCATTTGTCATTAAAGCTCGGAATTGTTGCTGAGCGTGATTTGGCGCAAGCCTGCAAAGACCATTTTCATCCCGTTGTAAATTTTATTTTATGGGTTTTCTGTGAAATTGCAATCGCAGCTATGGATCTGGCGGAGGTACTGGGAACCGCGATTGCACTGAATTTGCTTTTCGGAATTCCTTTAACTTGGGGCGTTGCAATAACAATTATCGATGTTTTTGTTATTTTATTGCTGCAGTCAAAAGGTTTTCGCTGGCTTGAAAGCGTGGTGGGCGGTTTGATTTTTATTATCTTAATCTGTTTTGGTTACCAGATCATTATTTCAAAACCAGAGATTTTCCCAATTCTGAGTGGTTTGGTTCCACAAAAGGAAATTGTCTCTAATCCGTCCATGCTTTACATCGCAATTGGAATCTTGGGGGCTACGGTGATGCCGCACAACCTTTACCTGCACAGCAGTATCGTGCAAACCAGAAATTATGAGCGGACCGATGAAGGTAAAAAAGAAGCCATAAAGTTTGCCACTATCGACAGCACGGCGTCTTTGCTGTTGGCGTTTTTCATCAATGCCGCGATTCTGATCGTTGCGGCAGCGACTTTTCACACTTCTGGAAATAAGGATATTGCGGATATATATGATGCACACCGTATGCTCGAACCGCTGCTAGGGACATCGTTCGCAAGTATTGCTTTTGCTGTGGCGCTTTTGGCATCGGGCCAAAACTCAACGTTGACTGGTACACTGGCCGGACAGATTGTGATGGAAGGGTTTTTAAATTTAAAATTAAAACCATGGCTAAGGCGATTGATTACCCGCTTAATTGCAGTGATTCCGGCATTTTTCGTCACATTATTTTATGGTGAAAAAGGAACTTCGGAACTTTTGGTTCTGAGCCAGGTAATTCTTTCGATGCAGCTAAGTTTTGCGGTCATTCCGTTGGTGATGTTTACGAATGATAAACTGAAAATGGGAAGATTCGTCAACAAAAACTGGTTCAGAATTTTGGTTTGGATCATTAGCATGATTATCGTTATTCTCAATCTTTATCTCCTGTTTGAAACTTTTTCCGGAAAATAGCAACGTGACTAATTGTCCACAAATTGTCTTTGGCAATAGTTTTGAAAATCTATCAATATTAAAATTAAAATTATGTCAGAAAATCACGATAAATACGACGAAAATCTGGAGAATCAGGAGGAGACAAATCTGAATACTGAGACTGAAAACGCTGCAAATGTGACAGAGCAGCCTTCCGCTGAAGACCTTTTGGCAGAAGAAAAAGACCGTTATATCCGTCTGTATGCTGAATTTGAAAACTATAAAAAAAGGACTGCCAAAGAGAAAATGGAGTTCTTTCAGTTTGCCAATCAGGACATGATGATTTCGATGCTTGGTGTTCTTGATGATTTTGAAAGAGCCATCAAAAATATTTCTGAAAACGGAGACGAATTCACGTTGCAGGGTGTGGAACTCATCTACCAGAAATTCAAGTCAAAACTTGGTGAAAAAGGCCTGAAAGTAATGGAAGTGAAAGCCGGAGACGATTTCAATGTCGATCTGCACGAAGCAATCACGCAGATTCCCTCACCTTCACCGGAGCTGAAGGGTAAAATCGTAGATGTAATCGAAACAGGCTATACGCTTTATGACAAAGTGATCCGTTTCGCAAAAGTGGTTACAGGAAACTAATCCGTAGTCTATTTGCTGGGCAGTGAATTAAAAGGTGAGGCTTAATTCACAATTCACAGCCAGCGATTCATTCAAAGAAATTCACTATAATTTATGTCGAAAAGAGACTATTACGAAGTGCTTGGCGTGTCCAAAAGTGCTTCCGCAGAAGAGATAAAGAAGGCTTACCGTAAACAGGCTTTAAAATATCATCCCGATAAAAATCCGGGTGACAAGGAGGCTGAAGAAAAATTCAAGGAAGCAGCCGAAGCTTATGAAGTTTTGAGCGATGATAACAAGAAAGCACGCTATGATCAGTTTGGTCACGCAGGAATGGGTGGTTCCGGCGGATTTGGCGGAGGTTTCGGTGGCGGAATGAATATGGAAGATATCTTCTCCCAGTTTGGAGATATTTTCGGTGGACATTTCGGCGGCGGATTTGGCGGTTTCGGCGGCGGCGGGGGCCGACAGCAGTTGCGTGGTTCCAATTTGAGAGTCAGAATCAAGCTCAGTCTTGAAGAGATGGTGAACGGTACGCAGAAAACGATTAAGGTTAAAAAGCTGAAAGGTGCGCCGGGAGCAACTTCTAAAACATGCCCTACCTGTAACGGAAGTGGCGCTCAGATCAAGGTAATGAACACCATGTTTGGGCAAATGCAGACGCAGACGACCTGTGGAACCTGCCAGGGAATTGGGAAGGTTGCCGACAAAATTCCGAGCGGTGCCAATGAACAGGGCCTTGTAAAAGAAGACGAAGAAGTAACCATCAACATTCCGGCGGGAGCGAGAGAAGGAATCCAACTGAACGTCCGGGGAAAAGGTAATGATGCGCCTTTTGGCGGAAACCCGGGAGATTTGCTCGTGGTTGTAGAAGAGGAGGAAGACAGCAAGATCAAGCGTGAAGGTGATAATCTTCACCAGGAATTATTCATTTCTTTTGCAGAAGCAGCTTTGGGAACCTCAAAGGAGATCTCAACCGTTGGCGGAAAAGTGAAAATAAAAATTGATGCAGGAACGCAATCCGGTAAAATTTTACGACTGGCCGGGAAAGGTTTGCCAAGTATAGACAGTTACGGCAAAGGCGATATGTTTGTACACATCAACGTGTGGACGCCACAAAAATTAACTCCAGAGCAAAAAGATTTCTTCGAAAAACAGATGCAGAACGGTGAAATGGACGCTGAACCGTCAGGAAAAGAAAAATCATTCTTTGATAAAGTAAAAGATTTATTCAGTTGATGAGCAATAGAGAGACTTTTAAAGAGTCTCTTTTTTTAGATGTGTAGAATAATTTTTAGTGTGAAAAGATACTTTAATGGTACAGATTTTTAAATAATGAAATATGAAGAAACATATTTTAAATTATCATTTCTGGATTCTTGGAATGATGGGCATGCTCCTTTCATCCTGTATCACAGCGCAAAGGGTTGTTAATGAAGAAGGTTCAAAAAAAAATTACAATTATAAATACGGTGTAGATAAAAGGAATGTAATGGATGTCTTTCTTCCTCAGAATCATTCGGAAGATTCCCCATTGGTAATGATTGTGCACGGCGGAGCCTGGAAATTTGGAAGAAAGGAACATATGAAGATGATTCAGAAAAGACTTTTTAAAGAAAATATTCCGACAGTAAATATCAACTACCGTTTGGTTAGCTCAAAAAAAGGAATTACGTATCAACAGCAGCTGGAAGATATTGAATCGGCTGTTAAAGAAACCAAAAAGCATTCTCAAGAGTGGAAATTTAATCCTGGTAATCTTATACTTCTGGGAGAAAGTGCCGGTGGACATTTGGCGTTGCTGTACGGATATAACAATCCGGATAAAGTGAGCAAATTAATATCAATGAGCGGACCGACCGATTTTTATTCAGAGCGTTTTACGTCAACATTAAATTCCAAATATACTTCGCCCACTATTCAGGATGTGGTAGGAACTAAATTTAAACGCGGCAACATTGCGGAGGAATTTCGGAAAGCGAGCCCACTATGGCAGGTCAGTCATGTACCTACTTTGATTTTTCAGGGAGATTTAGATCATTTGGTAAACAAGAATCAGGGTTTGTCGCTGGCATCAAAACTGGAAGAAAAGCAAATTCCGCATAAGCTTGTTTATATGAAAAATGCGGGTCATATGCCCAGATTGTTCAGCAAAAAGAAACGCGACAGTTTAATCTTTCCAAATATCATCGAATTTATCAGGGAAGATTTCAAATAAAAAAGCGGCCAAAAGCCGCTTTCTTTTTAATCTGTTTTTTAGTTCTCACCTGTAGGTTTTTTTTCCAGAACTTCATCCACCATCCCCATTTCCTTAGCTTCGGATGATGTCATCCAGTAATCTCTGTCAGACGCTTTTTCTACCCATTCATACGGCTGTCCGGAGTGGAGAGAAATGATTTCGTAAAGTTCCTTTTTCAGTTTAAGCATCTCTCTTAGGTTGATTTCCATGTCTGATGCTACGCCCTGCGCACCGCCAGACGGCTGGTGGATCATCACTCTGGAATGCTTCAATGCTGAACGTTTACCTTTTTCACCGGCTACCAGAAGCACAGCACCCATACTTGCAGCCATACCTGTACATATCGTCGCTACATGAGGTTTGATGATCTGCATCGTATCATAAATTCCCAAACCTGCATAAACACTTCCGCCCGGCGAGTTGATGTAGATCTGAATATCTTTCGATGGATCAGCACTTTCCAGGAAAAGAAGCTGAGCCGTGACGATGTTAGCTACCTGATCGTCGATTCCGGTTCCCAGAAAAATAATCCTGTCCATCATCAAACGGGAGAAAACGTCCATCTGAGCTACGTTCAGCCGTCTTTCCTCCATAATGTAAGGTGTAAGGTTAGTGGGGCCGTACATCCCCATATACTGGTCTGTTGCCAAACCGCTGTTTCCTAAATGTTTTACAGAGAAATCTCTGAAATCTTTTTTTATATCCATATATAATCTTTTATCTGTTCGTCTAATAATTGTTTTACTTCCTGTTCCGGCACAGGCCAAAGTTTTTTATAACTCACCACGCCAGTTCATCAGAAACCTGGATTGTTTCAGATGTTTCTTTTCGGGAGTATTTTAACAAACCTTATTCCACAAAATAATTCTGACCTTTTGTCACAAAATCCTGTGCAGCGCTTCGTCGATCTCATTTTTCAGCTGGTTCAGACGCAAGATTTTCATATAAGTTTCTGTGTTGTCGGCTTCGGCTTTCAGTGTATCTTTTAAATCATTGATCATTTTCACCGTAAATTCCCGTTTATGGCGGATGATGACGTCTTCAATGATTTTTGGAACCAGTTCCTGTTCTTTGCTGAAAAAGATATTATGCTTGCTCCAGTCGCTGTTTTCATACGGCTCCAAAAGTGCATCTGCCACACGGTCCGAAACCTCTTCATCCATTAAAGTTAAGAAAAATTTCCCGGCCCGCAGCTCATCCGATTCAATCCCGGATTTTATTTCTGAAATGATTTTTTCATTTACGGGAGACTGAATTTCATAACCGTCTTCGTCAAAATGTGCCAGTATTTCTTCAATCACTGTGATTTGGTAGGGCTGGTTTTCATGGTCGGACCGCGTTAAAACATGGTCGCCGTACTTCAGCATCAGCTCGACGAGTTTTTCCTCCAAAACAATCAATGGATTTACTGCGAAAACGGTCTCCCCAACAACTTCAAGTTTTGGTTGTGGTTTTGGGGCTTCCGATCTTTGGTTTTGCTGAGCGATTTGCTTCTGCACGCCCAGTTCATTAAATAAACTTTGTTCGCTCAACCCAAATTTACTCGAAACTTCTTTTAGATAGACCTCACGTTTCAGGGCATTTGTAACAAAAGCGACCGATTTTACAATGTCGCGGATTGCTTCCGCTTTTTTTATAGGATCGCCTCCTGCTTCTTTAAGTAAAATTTCAGCTTTGAAGTCGATGAAATCCGTTGCTTCGTTTTTAATATAGTTTTCAACAAACTCCTGCGGATGTTTTCTGGAGAAAGAATCCGGGTCGTCACCGTCAGGAAACAGCAGCACGCGGATATTCATTCCTTCCGACAACAGCATGTCAATACTTCTGAAGCTGGCTTTTATTCCCGCAGCATCACCATCAAAAAGGATGGTCACATTTTCTGTAAGCCTTTTGATGAGCTTAATCTGTTCGGTCGTCAAAGAAGTTCCTGAACTTGAAACCACATTCTCGATTCCTGCCTGATGAAGGGCAATCACATCCATATAGCCCTCAACCAAAAGGCAAAGATTATTTCTGGAAATCGACTGTTTGCTTTGGTTTAAGCCATAAAGAACGCTGGACTTGTGATAAATTCCCGTTTCCGGAGAATTGAGATATTTGGCAGTTTTGACATTGTTTTTAAGAATTCTGGCCCCAAAACCCAGCACTCTGCCCGAAAAACTGTGAATCGGAAAAATCACACGTTCCCGGAAACGGTCGATGCCGTTGGATGAATTTTCCGGAAAAATGGAGAGTCCGGATTTTTCTAAAATATCTTTGGAATAGCCTTTTTCCAGAGCGTATGCGGTAAATGCATTTTTCTGTTCGGGTGAATAACCCAACTGAAATTTTCGGATGATGTCTTCACGAAGTTCGCGCTCTCTAAAGTACGCAAGCCCTATGTTCTGGCCTTCCTCAGTGTCATACATCTGTTCCTGAAAGAAATTATTGGCAACCTCGTGAATTTTATAAAGTAAATCTTGCTCCGTTTGTGCAGCTTTTTGCTCTTCGGTTTGTTCAGCCTGCGTTTCTTCGATTTCAATGCCGTATTTTTTCGCGGCGTGGCGAAGCGCCTCAGGATACGTAAAATTTTCAATTTCCATTAAAAAAGAAATTGCCGTTCCTCCTTTCCCGGTCGAAAAATCTTTCCAGATCTGCTTGCTTGGCGATACCACAAAACTCGGCGTTTTCTCATCCTGAAATGGGCTCAGCCCTTTGAAGTTGGAGCCTGCACGTTTCAGCTGCACATATTCGCCGATGATTTCTTCCACGCGGATGACGGAAAAAACCTTGTCGATGGTCTCTTTGGAAATCATTTGGTAAAAATAATGAACATTTTCGGAAAAGTTTTATTTTTGATATATGAAGACGATTGAAATAAAAGCCCAGCAGTTTTTTGAACTTTTAAAGATAAGAGATACTTCCATGTGGGAAATTTTTGCCCAGATGATTGATGGCGAGGAGAAGGAAATTATCTTTTTAGATAACGAGGAAAAAGTGCTTTTCAACTACACGCTTCCGGATGATCTTGAAAAATTGAAGGCTGACCAAAAAGTTTTCGCAAAGGAGTACGCTGAAAAAATTGCGCAGAATAATTAGCATCAGATTTCAGAAAACGAAACCAAATTAAATTCATTTAATATGATCAAAATCAAAACTTTGACATGGTTTTTCCTGGCTTTTGTCGGGTTTGCCAATGCGCAGACTTACAAAAAGCCGTTGGTTTCCGCCATCAAGGAAACCGACCTGCGTACCGACATGTTTCAGTTGGCTGCAGACCAGTTTTGGGGTAGAGAAGCCGGAACTTTGGATGAACTGAAGGTCTCCATGTGGCTGGCTAACAAAGCCGCGGAAGCAGGTATGAAACCTGCTGGAGATAACGGTACTTTTTTCCAGTTCTTTGATATGTACCGGCATCAGGTTGCACCGCAAAGCTCAATAAAGATCAACGGCAGTGAACGCAAAATCTGGAAAGATATTCTGGTAGCGGATGTGGTAAATGCTGCATACAGCGGTGAAATCATACACGCAGGAAAAGCCGAGCCTGCAGACCTGGCAAAACTTAATATAAAGGGCAAAGTTGTGGCTATCAATGTTTCCGATAAAGATGTGGCAAAGGAAATGACGCTTTTTGAGCGCCGATATCCAGGATTCATCCGGACGAAATACTATAAAACTGCGGAAAACCTTGGCGTGAAAGGAATCATCTTCATCACCGACGATATTTCAGAAAAAAGCTGGGTTGAAGTGGTGCCGCAAATGACGCGCGGGCAGTACGGTGTGGAAGGCCTTCGTGAAAAAGTTTCGAATACAGTTCCTGTTTTCTGGATTCAAAGAGCCAACGAAAATTGGGTGAAAAATAATGCAAAAATTGATTTCAAACTAATTACTGAAACATATAAATATCCTTCGGTAAATATTATTGGGAAAATTGAAGGCACAGATCCAAAACTAAAAGATGAATATGTGCTGGTTTCCGGTCACCAGGATCACGACGGTATTCGCCATCCTGTGAAGAATGATACGATCTACAACGGTGCTGATGACAATGCGAGTACCTGTGTGGCAATGCTGGCGATGGCGAGAGCGTACAGAAAACAGCCCGGAAAACGAAGCATTCATTTTGTATTTCACGGTGCCGAAGAGCGCGGATTGCTTGGTTCCAGATGGCATGCCGCACATCCTGTGGTTCCAAGGGAAAATATTGTTGCCGTGCTGAACGGCGATATGATCGGCAGAAATAATTTGGATGAAGCTGCACTTTTAGGGGGTACTTCGCCGCACAAAAATTCCGATGATTTGGTAAGAATGGCCGAAGAAGCCAACAATGAAAGTACAAAATTCAAATATCTGCGAGAATGGGATTTGCCGGAACATCCGGAATATTTCTACTTCAGGATTGATCATGTTCCGTATGCGAAGCTCGGTATCCCGTCGTTATTTTTCACCAGTGTGCTGCATCATCAGTACCACCAGCCGCAGGATGAATCTGAAAACATCAATTACAAAAAATTGTATAAAATGACCGAATGGATGTACCGAACGAGCTGGAAAGTTGCCAATGAACCTGAACGTCCTAAGCTTCTGCCCAACGTGAAATTTGAAAGATAAAATATTAAAGCGGAATGATTTCCGCTTTACTTTTTTATATCAAAACAATGAGGTCACATATAAATCTAAAGTTTTCTTCGCTTCCGCAACATCATGAACACGCAGTATTTTTGCGCCCTGCTGCAGGACTTTCAGGTGTAGTTTCTGGGTTTCTTCGTTGATATCGAGCGGTCCCTTTCCTAAGGGTTTATAAATGAATGATTTCCTTGAAATACCGATTAAAACCGGGAATTTTCCAAGTCCGATGAATTGGGTTTCCTCAATCATTTTGTGCTGGTCTTCAAACGTTTTCCCGAAGCCGAAACCGGGATCAAGGATAATATCCTTTACACCAATTTTTAGAAGTTCCCGGGCTTTTTCGAGCAAAAATTTATTAACGGCAACCGTGACGTCATCATACGCAATCTTCTCATGCATACTTTTGTAGGTGGGGTTTACGTGCATCAGAATGTATGGCAAACCGGTCCCGGCAACCGTTTCAAAAAGTTTCGGATCGTACTGCCCGGCCGAGATGTCATTTACAATATCAATCCCCTCATTGTAAGCATATTTCACGGTTTCGGACCAAAAAGTATCAACGGAAAGTAAACTTTCGGGGAATTCTCTTTTTATGGTTGAAATGATTTTTCCCAAACGGGCGATTTCTTCATCAGAAGATAAAAACTCAGCATTGGGCCGGGTCGACTGTGGCCCGATGTCAATGATTTCAGCACCATCTGCCAGCATTTTCTCAGTTTGAAGAAGCGCATTTTTTTCATCATTGAACTTTCCGCCGTCCGAAAAGGAATCCGGTGTCATATTCAGGATTCCCATAATTTTTGGAACCGATAAATCTATCAGTTTACCGTTGCAGTTCATGGAAAAGAAAGGCAGTTCAAGTCCCGATTCAGTAGGTTTCATGCTGCAAATTTAGCAAAAGAAAACTTCGGGCACTTGCTTCCATCTTCACCGTAAATTCAGTATCTTTGAAACATTAAGAAAAGATATGACAAGAACTTCGATTCAGTTTGATGAGGTTATCGGTGAGTGCCGCGATCTGTTTGAAAAAAAGCAGTCAGATTATGGCGCGTCATTCCGGGTTTTGCGCACCATTTCTGTTGTGGATCAAATTCTTATTAAGGTTAAAAATCTAAGGAATTATCAGCTTACGGGAATCTCTAAAGTTGGTGATTCTGAAAAAGATAATTTAACAGCAATAGTAAATTACTCCGTCATTGGCCTGATTCAGTTAGAGAAAGGATTTGCAGAAGATTTTGAAGGTACAAAAGCGGAAATCATGACGATGTACGATCAGTATACTGCTGAAGCCAAAAGCTTGATGGAAAAGAAAAATCACGATTACGGTGAGGCTTGGCGGGATATGGAGCTTGAGTCGATTACCGATTTGATTTTTCAGAAAATCTTAAGAATGAAATCCATTCACAGAAATAATGGGCTCACACAAGCCTC
The sequence above is a segment of the Chryseobacterium taklimakanense genome. Coding sequences within it:
- a CDS encoding alpha/beta hydrolase yields the protein MKKHILNYHFWILGMMGMLLSSCITAQRVVNEEGSKKNYNYKYGVDKRNVMDVFLPQNHSEDSPLVMIVHGGAWKFGRKEHMKMIQKRLFKENIPTVNINYRLVSSKKGITYQQQLEDIESAVKETKKHSQEWKFNPGNLILLGESAGGHLALLYGYNNPDKVSKLISMSGPTDFYSERFTSTLNSKYTSPTIQDVVGTKFKRGNIAEEFRKASPLWQVSHVPTLIFQGDLDHLVNKNQGLSLASKLEEKQIPHKLVYMKNAGHMPRLFSKKKRDSLIFPNIIEFIREDFK
- the clpP gene encoding ATP-dependent Clp endopeptidase proteolytic subunit ClpP, with protein sequence MDIKKDFRDFSVKHLGNSGLATDQYMGMYGPTNLTPYIMEERRLNVAQMDVFSRLMMDRIIFLGTGIDDQVANIVTAQLLFLESADPSKDIQIYINSPGGSVYAGLGIYDTMQIIKPHVATICTGMAASMGAVLLVAGEKGKRSALKHSRVMIHQPSGGAQGVASDMEINLREMLKLKKELYEIISLHSGQPYEWVEKASDRDYWMTSSEAKEMGMVDEVLEKKPTGEN
- the dnaG gene encoding DNA primase, with product MISKETIDKVFSVIRVEEIIGEYVQLKRAGSNFKGLSPFQDEKTPSFVVSPSKQIWKDFSTGKGGTAISFLMEIENFTYPEALRHAAKKYGIEIEETQAEQTEEQKAAQTEQDLLYKIHEVANNFFQEQMYDTEEGQNIGLAYFRERELREDIIRKFQLGYSPEQKNAFTAYALEKGYSKDILEKSGLSIFPENSSNGIDRFRERVIFPIHSFSGRVLGFGARILKNNVKTAKYLNSPETGIYHKSSVLYGLNQSKQSISRNNLCLLVEGYMDVIALHQAGIENVVSSSGTSLTTEQIKLIKRLTENVTILFDGDAAGIKASFRSIDMLLSEGMNIRVLLFPDGDDPDSFSRKHPQEFVENYIKNEATDFIDFKAEILLKEAGGDPIKKAEAIRDIVKSVAFVTNALKREVYLKEVSSKFGLSEQSLFNELGVQKQIAQQNQRSEAPKPQPKLEVVGETVFAVNPLIVLEEKLVELMLKYGDHVLTRSDHENQPYQITVIEEILAHFDEDGYEIQSPVNEKIISEIKSGIESDELRAGKFFLTLMDEEVSDRVADALLEPYENSDWSKHNIFFSKEQELVPKIIEDVIIRHKREFTVKMINDLKDTLKAEADNTETYMKILRLNQLKNEIDEALHRIL
- a CDS encoding M28 family metallopeptidase — encoded protein: MIKIKTLTWFFLAFVGFANAQTYKKPLVSAIKETDLRTDMFQLAADQFWGREAGTLDELKVSMWLANKAAEAGMKPAGDNGTFFQFFDMYRHQVAPQSSIKINGSERKIWKDILVADVVNAAYSGEIIHAGKAEPADLAKLNIKGKVVAINVSDKDVAKEMTLFERRYPGFIRTKYYKTAENLGVKGIIFITDDISEKSWVEVVPQMTRGQYGVEGLREKVSNTVPVFWIQRANENWVKNNAKIDFKLITETYKYPSVNIIGKIEGTDPKLKDEYVLVSGHQDHDGIRHPVKNDTIYNGADDNASTCVAMLAMARAYRKQPGKRSIHFVFHGAEERGLLGSRWHAAHPVVPRENIVAVLNGDMIGRNNLDEAALLGGTSPHKNSDDLVRMAEEANNESTKFKYLREWDLPEHPEYFYFRIDHVPYAKLGIPSLFFTSVLHHQYHQPQDESENINYKKLYKMTEWMYRTSWKVANEPERPKLLPNVKFER
- the folP gene encoding dihydropteroate synthase; amino-acid sequence: MKPTESGLELPFFSMNCNGKLIDLSVPKIMGILNMTPDSFSDGGKFNDEKNALLQTEKMLADGAEIIDIGPQSTRPNAEFLSSDEEIARLGKIISTIKREFPESLLSVDTFWSETVKYAYNEGIDIVNDISAGQYDPKLFETVAGTGLPYILMHVNPTYKSMHEKIAYDDVTVAVNKFLLEKARELLKIGVKDIILDPGFGFGKTFEDQHKMIEETQFIGLGKFPVLIGISRKSFIYKPLGKGPLDINEETQKLHLKVLQQGAKILRVHDVAEAKKTLDLYVTSLF